In the genome of Coregonus clupeaformis isolate EN_2021a chromosome 1, ASM2061545v1, whole genome shotgun sequence, one region contains:
- the LOC121583481 gene encoding progestin and adipoQ receptor family member 4-like: MACLHGPRLLNLEKTPPHLQFNDLILTGYRPISTFQGCIRSLFYLHNEFGNIYTHGIPFFCFLVLLPLNIPWSEVEQTWMCVFHYLACLSPTVGSVLYHTFMNHEGGEPIYDTLLSLDMVGVCLVNTLGCLPIIYITLMCYPVTCTLALLAYSLISAWGILCATTARSNYGRLRAFIWQALFRVLLFLFRWLGDGVGSPASLRLFFTMDMLAVMGGLVNLSRVPERFSPGLFDYWCNSHQIMHVLVICSIIYMHWGMLEDLAWIKTFQCPVLE; the protein is encoded by the exons ATGGCTTGCTTACATGGACCACGACTACTGAATTTGGAGAAAACCCCTCCTCATCTTCAATTCAACGACTTGATCCTGACAGGCTACCGGCCCATTTCAACCTTTCAGGGGTGCATCAGAAGCCTGTTCTACTTGCACAATGAATTTGGTAACATTTATACCCATG gaaTCCCATTCTTCTGTTTCCTGGTGCTGCTGCCACTTAACATCCCCTGGTCCGAGGTGGAGCAAACGTGGATGTGTGTGTTCCACTACCTTGCCTGCCTGTCCCCCACCGTGGGCTCCGTGCTCTACCATACCTTCATGAACCATGAGGGCGGGGAGCCCATCTACGACACACTCCTTTCCCTCGACATGGTCGGAGTCTGCCTGGTCAACACCTTGG GATGCCTGCCCATCATTTACATCACCCTGATGTGCTACCCTGTCACTTGCACCCTGGCCCTCCTGGCCTACAGCCTAATCTCGGCCTGGGGCATCCTCTGTGCTACCACAGCGCGTAGCAACTATGGGCGCCTTCGAGCTTTCATCTGGCAGGCCCTCTTCCGTGTGCTCCTCTTCCTATTCCGTTGGCTGGGAGATGGCGTAGGCAGCCCAGCTTCGCTGCGCCTCTTCTTCACCATGGACATGCTGGCTGTCATGGGGGGCCTGGTGAACCTTAGCCGGGTGCCCGAGCGCTTTAGCCCGGGCCTCTTCGACTACTGGTGCAACAGCCACCAGATAATGCACGTGCTGGTGATCTGCTCCATTATCTACATGCACTGGGGGATGCTGGAGGATTTAGCCTGGATTAAGACGTTCCAGTGTCCGGTGTTGGAGTGA
- the pelo gene encoding protein pelota homolog isoform X2 — translation MKLLHKDIEKDNAGQVTLMPEEAEDMWHTYNLLQIGDSLMASTIRKVQTESSTGSVGSSRVRTTLCVCVDTIDFDSQACQLRVKGTNIQENQYVKMGAYHTIELELNRKFTLAKKIWDSVVLDRIEQACDPTQKADVAAVVMQEGLANLVLVTPAMTLLRAKVEVTIPRKRRGSCTQHEKALDRFYEAVMQGILRHINFDVVKCILVASPGFVKDQFMAYLFREAVRQDSKILLENRPKFMLVHSSSGHKYSLKEILCDPAVTARLSDTKAAGEVKALEDFYKMLQHEPDRAFYGLAHVEKATEALAIDILLISDKLFRHQDVATRSRYVRLVDNVRDNGGTVRIFSSLHVSGEQLTQLSGVAAILRFPIADLSEPEDDSSSDEE, via the exons ATGAAGTTGCTTCATAAAGATATCGAAAAAGACAATGCCGG TCAGGTGACACTGATGCCGGAAGAGGCAGAGGACATGTGGCACACCTACAACTTACTGCAGATCGGTGACAGTCTTATGGCCTCCACTATTAG AAAGGTGCAGACTGAGTCATCCACGGGCAGCGTGGGGAGCTCCAGAGTGCGcaccaccctgtgtgtgtgtgtggatactaTTGACTTTGACTCACAGGCCTGCCAGCTGAGGGTGAAGGGAACCAACATCCAGGAGAATCAATATGTGAAG ATGGGGGCTTACCACACCATTGAGTTGGAGCTAAACAGGAAGTTCACACTTGCCAAAAAGATCTGGGATAGTGTCGTGCTCGATAGGATCG AGCAGGCGTGTGACCCCACCCAGAAGGCAGACGTAGCGGCCGTGGTGATGCAGGAGGGTCTGGCCAACCTGGTGCTGGTGACCCCCGCTATGACCCTACTAAGGGCCAAGGTGGAGGTGACCATCCCTCGCAAGAGGAGAG GCAGCTGCACCCAGCACGAGAAG GCCCTGGATAGGTTCTATGAGGCAGTGATGCAGGGGATCCTCAGACATATCAACTTTGACG TGGTGAAGTGTATACTGGTGGCCAGTCCAGGGTTTGTGAAGGACCAGTTCATGGCCTACCTCTTCAGGGAGGCAGTCCGACAAGACTCCAAGATTCTGCTGGAGAACAGGCCCAAGTTCATGTTGGTCCACTCCTCCTCGGGACACAAATACTCCCTAAAAG AGATTCTATGCGATCCAGCTGTCACGGCTAGATTGTCTGATACCAAG GCAGCAGGAGAGGTGAAAGCCCTGGAGGACTTCTACAAGATGCTACAACATGAGCCCGACAGAGCCTTctatgg GTTGGCTCACGTGGAGAAAGCTACCGAAGCACTGGCTATTGACATCTTGTTGATTAGCGATAAGCTCTTCAG GCACCAAGATGTGGCCACACGGAGTAGATACGTACGGTTGGTGGACAACGTGAGAGACAATGGCGGAACCGTCAG AATATTTTCAAGCCTTCATGTATCTGGAGAAC AGTTGACCCAGCTCAGTGGAGTGGCGGCCATCTTGCGTTTCCCCATTGCTGATCTATCGGAGCCTGAGGATGACAGCAGCTCTGATGAAGAGTAA
- the pelo gene encoding protein pelota homolog isoform X1 has translation MKLLHKDIEKDNAGQVTLMPEEAEDMWHTYNLLQIGDSLMASTIRKVQTESSTGSVGSSRVRTTLCVCVDTIDFDSQACQLRVKGTNIQENQYVKMGAYHTIELELNRKFTLAKKIWDSVVLDRIEQACDPTQKADVAAVVMQEGLANLVLVTPAMTLLRAKVEVTIPRKRRGSCTQHEKALDRFYEAVMQGILRHINFDVVKCILVASPGFVKDQFMAYLFREAVRQDSKILLENRPKFMLVHSSSGHKYSLKEILCDPAVTARLSDTKAAGEVKALEDFYKMLQHEPDRAFYGLAHVEKATEALAIDILLISDKLFRHQDVATRSRYVRLVDNVRDNGGTVRIFSSLHVSGEQLTQLSGVAAILRFPIADLSEPEDDSSSDEE, from the exons ATGAAGTTGCTTCATAAAGATATCGAAAAAGACAATGCCGG TCAGGTGACACTGATGCCGGAAGAGGCAGAGGACATGTGGCACACCTACAACTTACTGCAGATCGGTGACAGTCTTATGGCCTCCACTATTAG AAAGGTGCAGACTGAGTCATCCACGGGCAGCGTGGGGAGCTCCAGAGTGCGcaccaccctgtgtgtgtgtgtggatactaTTGACTTTGACTCACAGGCCTGCCAGCTGAGGGTGAAGGGAACCAACATCCAGGAGAATCAATATGTGAAG ATGGGGGCTTACCACACCATTGAGTTGGAGCTAAACAGGAAGTTCACACTTGCCAAAAAGATCTGGGATAGTGTCGTGCTCGATAGGATCG AGCAGGCGTGTGACCCCACCCAGAAGGCAGACGTAGCGGCCGTGGTGATGCAGGAGGGTCTGGCCAACCTGGTGCTGGTGACCCCCGCTATGACCCTACTAAGGGCCAAGGTGGAGGTGACCATCCCTCGCAAGAGGAGAGGCAGCTGCACCCAGCATGAGAAG GCCCTGGATAGGTTCTATGAGGCAGTGATGCAGGGGATCCTCAGACATATCAACTTTGACG TGGTGAAGTGTATACTGGTGGCCAGTCCAGGGTTTGTGAAGGACCAGTTCATGGCCTACCTCTTCAGGGAGGCAGTCCGACAAGACTCCAAGATTCTGCTGGAGAACAGGCCCAAGTTCATGTTGGTCCACTCCTCCTCGGGACACAAATACTCCCTAAAAG AGATTCTATGCGATCCAGCTGTCACGGCTAGATTGTCTGATACCAAG GCAGCAGGAGAGGTGAAAGCCCTGGAGGACTTCTACAAGATGCTACAACATGAGCCCGACAGAGCCTTctatgg GTTGGCTCACGTGGAGAAAGCTACCGAAGCACTGGCTATTGACATCTTGTTGATTAGCGATAAGCTCTTCAG GCACCAAGATGTGGCCACACGGAGTAGATACGTACGGTTGGTGGACAACGTGAGAGACAATGGCGGAACCGTCAG AATATTTTCAAGCCTTCATGTATCTGGAGAAC AGTTGACCCAGCTCAGTGGAGTGGCGGCCATCTTGCGTTTCCCCATTGCTGATCTATCGGAGCCTGAGGATGACAGCAGCTCTGATGAAGAGTAA